Proteins found in one Hyla sarda isolate aHylSar1 chromosome 7, aHylSar1.hap1, whole genome shotgun sequence genomic segment:
- the LOC130281951 gene encoding uncharacterized protein LOC130281951 yields MSDDQLSPPNGGLTHSSQDHTLAPSELLQQMVSTSVQSALASAMSSVNDSISKSVSMVLSRQHREGPASSDTPLVASHIQSQASSLLRPGKSDRKRRYCSDLDTHLTNTPTIGGGSKLTKTSVPPEDTTVSAQNPTDWYDMPCGTSRSSRRNKPDSFVEDSDGTSDSGDDDLYEFEDEDLEGNASRSPPHSSADTNAPGDLGFHGNSILQPREYQTPPCGRPCHRWLIMFRLGCANL; encoded by the coding sequence ATGTCTGATGATCAGCTGTCTCCACCTAATGGTGGGCTGACTCATTCATCTCAGGACCATACCCTAGCCCCTTCTGAATTATTGCAACAGATGGTGTCTACATCGGTCCAATCCGCCCTGGCCTCCGCCATGTCATCTGTCAATGACAGCATATCAAAGTCTGTTTCCATGGTGTTGTCACGGCAACACCGGGAAGGGCCGGCCTCTTCAGATACCCCCTTGGTCGCCTCCCACATACAATCCCAGGCTTCCAGCCTACTAAGACCCGGCAAGTCGGACCGGAAGAGACGCTATTGCTCCGACTTAGATACCCACCTTACCAATACACCTACTATTGGAGGTGGTTCTAAACTAACTAAGACCTCAGTGCCTCCTGAGGATACCACTGTGAGTGCTCAGAACCCCACGGATTGGTATGACATGCCCTGTGGAACCTCTCGGTCTTCCAGGCGTAATAAGCCCGACTCTTTTGTTGAAGATTCAGATGGCACCTCAGACTCTGGGGATGATGATTTGTATGAGTTTGAGGACGAGGATCTGGAAGGGAACGCGAGTCGTTCTCCTCCACATAGCTCCGCTGACACAAACGCCCCGGGCGATCTTGGATTCCATGGGAATTCCATTCTTCAGCCCAGAGAATATCAAACACCCCCATGTGGACGCCCATGTCACAGGTGGCTGATTATGTTTCGGCTTGGCTGCGCAAATCTTTAG